The following coding sequences lie in one Tichowtungia aerotolerans genomic window:
- a CDS encoding phage protease, translating into MNLILNRNFELPEDGWYQLAPLGEFPHAAAGVTQIIDEAACNRMVTAFETIKNASDNFPGLLIDFDHFSLDAAKHSEAAGWITDLKLIPNGGGLFAQIRWSDTGEAAVKGGRYRFLSPVWAKSDCEDLGNDRLRPVCLLNAAVTNDPNLKGILPLSNRNPAEPFDFSALGKIQKEKPMQPVIDALLNKLNLPADTAEADLIAAIENMATADEAAVLTNRAETAETSLADLQTAQLEADADAFCEDNADLIENRDEVRARFIENRELTEAVFKNLKAPAEPAPPAPAVPAARPQPLHNRDSKVAATRNRDAVANESNAVKIRNRAAEIMKTESVAYTEAFRRAEQELAD; encoded by the coding sequence ATGAATTTAATTTTGAACCGCAATTTCGAACTTCCTGAGGACGGATGGTATCAGCTCGCCCCGCTGGGCGAGTTTCCCCATGCTGCCGCCGGAGTCACCCAGATCATTGACGAGGCCGCCTGTAACCGAATGGTGACAGCGTTTGAGACAATCAAAAACGCTTCCGATAATTTCCCCGGCCTCCTGATCGACTTCGATCATTTCTCCCTCGATGCCGCCAAGCATTCCGAAGCCGCAGGCTGGATTACTGATTTAAAATTGATTCCGAACGGAGGAGGGCTGTTCGCCCAGATTCGTTGGAGCGATACCGGCGAAGCCGCCGTCAAGGGCGGGCGCTATCGCTTCCTCTCTCCGGTCTGGGCGAAATCTGATTGCGAAGACCTTGGAAATGATCGCCTGCGTCCGGTGTGCCTTTTGAATGCGGCCGTCACCAATGACCCCAATTTAAAGGGCATTTTGCCTCTTTCGAACCGAAACCCCGCCGAGCCGTTTGATTTTTCGGCTTTAGGCAAAATTCAAAAGGAGAAACCCATGCAACCTGTCATTGATGCTTTGCTCAACAAACTGAATCTGCCTGCCGACACCGCCGAGGCCGATCTGATCGCCGCCATTGAAAATATGGCAACGGCGGACGAAGCTGCCGTGCTAACCAACCGGGCGGAAACCGCTGAGACTTCGCTTGCCGATCTGCAGACCGCCCAGCTCGAAGCAGACGCCGATGCCTTCTGCGAAGACAACGCCGATCTGATCGAAAACCGTGATGAAGTCCGCGCCCGGTTTATTGAAAACCGCGAACTGACCGAGGCGGTATTCAAAAACCTCAAGGCTCCGGCAGAACCCGCACCCCCGGCTCCTGCCGTACCGGCAGCTCGTCCGCAGCCGCTGCATAACCGTGATTCGAAAGTCGCGGCAACCCGGAATCGTGATGCTGTCGCCAACGAATCCAACGCGGTAAAAATCCGTAACCGTGCTGCCGAGATCATGAAGACGGAAAGTGTCGCTTACACAGAAGCCTTCCGTCGCGCCGAACAGGAACTCGCTGATTAA
- a CDS encoding DUF4376 domain-containing protein, which translates to MKIVETGFGKWKKDGQFYKLAPSAGQTIAAMKAEAEAAGYTLVAPSVLEKAAMFKKREIASARYEAEFSGFTEPNSGLFVRTDERTRSLLTAAKLRAQANAAYLVENWKTADGTFITLDAPTIIALESAVHDFIEAQFAKEADLVARINAVSTIEEVAAIQW; encoded by the coding sequence ATGAAAATTGTTGAAACAGGATTTGGAAAATGGAAGAAGGACGGGCAGTTCTACAAGCTCGCGCCGTCTGCCGGACAGACGATTGCAGCGATGAAGGCCGAAGCCGAGGCCGCGGGCTATACGTTGGTTGCGCCGTCTGTTTTGGAAAAGGCGGCCATGTTCAAAAAACGTGAGATAGCCTCCGCGCGTTATGAAGCCGAGTTTTCGGGCTTTACCGAACCCAATAGCGGTCTGTTTGTGCGCACCGACGAGCGCACCCGCTCCTTGCTGACCGCCGCCAAGCTGCGGGCACAGGCCAACGCCGCGTATCTCGTGGAAAACTGGAAAACTGCGGATGGCACCTTTATCACGCTTGATGCGCCGACCATCATCGCGCTTGAAAGTGCCGTGCACGATTTCATTGAAGCTCAATTTGCCAAAGAAGCGGATCTTGTCGCCCGGATCAATGCCGTCAGCACCATCGAAGAGGTCGCCGCAATCCAATGGTAA
- a CDS encoding C40 family peptidase: MRILQYEGISRLSQTVRFFTWNRTSHTAIELDDGRVCEAWKSREEDGVRIVDSLHAQHTPGTIVKAYSMPELSSMQAEDFTSWLIQQEGKPYAFWGGITRFVTRHDPQPFDPQSFKIDDYDPDAWFCSCLAFAGLMHVDFKLLDRIPPWRVSPGIINFSPRLKLDEILRTEGAV; encoded by the coding sequence ATGAGAATTCTTCAATACGAAGGAATCAGCCGCCTCAGCCAAACCGTTCGGTTTTTCACATGGAACCGCACGTCGCACACCGCCATCGAACTGGATGACGGCCGCGTCTGCGAAGCCTGGAAAAGCCGGGAGGAAGACGGAGTGCGTATTGTCGATTCTCTCCATGCGCAGCACACCCCCGGCACGATTGTCAAAGCCTACAGCATGCCGGAGCTGTCCTCCATGCAGGCCGAAGACTTCACCTCGTGGCTCATTCAGCAGGAGGGCAAACCGTACGCCTTCTGGGGCGGCATTACCCGCTTTGTCACCCGGCACGACCCGCAGCCCTTCGACCCGCAGAGCTTCAAAATAGACGATTACGACCCCGACGCATGGTTCTGCAGTTGTCTTGCCTTTGCCGGCCTTATGCATGTCGACTTCAAACTGCTCGACCGCATTCCCCCGTGGCGCGTCTCGCCCGGCATCATCAACTTTTCGCCCCGTCTTAAACTCGATGAAATTTTGCGTACAGAAGGAGCTGTCTAA
- a CDS encoding RNA-binding domain-containing protein yields MFGNYDTEQLRELIRGGEGLTLEFKTCRSAINRDVYDTVCAFLNRHGGIILLGVEDDGNPAGVDPAAIDQIRKDFVTAINNPQKISPPTYLSIAEAELDGAKLLHVYVPESSQVHRCNGRIYDRNEDGDLDITDHTAQVARLYQRKQATYSENKVYHQIQIKDLRADLIERCRKHVRINRKNHPWVEMDDAELVKSAQLYQADPESGKQGVTLAGVMLLGTDDQILKVCPAHRTDLILRKVNVDRYDDRDLVRTNLIDSYDRILDFVRKHLPDPFYLEGTDRKSLREAIFREVASNLLIHREYASGIPARLVIEYGKVTTFNANRPHGFGALDPETFAPYPKNPVIGAFFREIDRADELGSGMRNMVRYGKTYGGADPQLIEGDEFQMILSVPEFEEAAGQGTPTASGKTSGKTSGKILKIVGENGQVTIPELAEKIGVTERSIERAIQKLQTQGILRRIGPAKGGRWEIVSQE; encoded by the coding sequence ATGTTTGGAAATTACGATACAGAACAGTTGCGGGAGCTGATTCGCGGGGGCGAAGGGCTGACGCTGGAATTCAAGACCTGCCGCAGCGCGATTAACCGCGATGTGTACGATACCGTCTGTGCGTTTCTCAACCGCCACGGCGGCATCATTTTGCTTGGGGTGGAAGACGACGGTAATCCGGCGGGAGTTGACCCGGCGGCCATTGATCAAATCCGAAAGGATTTTGTCACGGCAATCAACAATCCGCAGAAAATCAGTCCGCCCACCTATCTTTCCATTGCCGAAGCCGAGCTGGACGGGGCCAAACTGCTGCATGTCTATGTTCCCGAGAGCTCGCAGGTTCATCGCTGCAATGGCCGGATTTACGACCGCAACGAAGACGGTGATCTGGATATTACAGACCACACGGCACAGGTCGCCCGGCTGTATCAGCGCAAACAGGCGACCTACAGTGAAAACAAGGTTTATCACCAGATTCAGATAAAAGACCTCCGAGCCGACCTGATTGAGCGCTGTCGGAAACACGTGCGGATCAATCGAAAAAATCATCCGTGGGTGGAGATGGACGATGCGGAGTTGGTCAAAAGCGCGCAGCTCTATCAGGCCGACCCCGAAAGCGGTAAGCAGGGCGTAACACTGGCCGGAGTCATGCTACTTGGAACCGATGACCAGATCCTGAAGGTATGTCCCGCGCACCGTACCGACTTGATTCTGCGCAAAGTCAATGTCGACCGCTATGACGACCGCGACCTGGTTCGCACCAACCTTATCGACAGTTATGACCGGATTCTCGATTTCGTCCGCAAGCACCTGCCCGACCCGTTCTATCTGGAAGGAACGGACCGGAAGAGCCTGCGCGAAGCCATTTTCCGCGAAGTGGCCTCCAATTTGTTGATCCACCGTGAATATGCCAGCGGCATTCCCGCCCGACTGGTGATTGAGTACGGCAAAGTCACCACCTTTAATGCCAACCGCCCGCACGGATTTGGTGCGCTTGACCCTGAAACCTTTGCGCCGTACCCGAAAAATCCCGTCATCGGTGCATTTTTCCGGGAAATCGACCGGGCCGACGAACTCGGCTCCGGCATGCGCAATATGGTGCGTTACGGAAAAACCTATGGCGGTGCCGATCCGCAGCTCATTGAAGGCGATGAATTCCAAATGATTCTCAGTGTGCCGGAGTTTGAAGAAGCTGCAGGGCAGGGGACACCGACAGCGTCGGGGAAAACGTCGGGGAAAACGTCGGGGAAAATTCTAAAAATTGTCGGGGAAAACGGGCAAGTAACGATTCCTGAATTGGCTGAAAAGATAGGGGTTACAGAACGTTCAATTGAGCGGGCAATTCAAAAATTACAAACGCAAGGTATTCTAAGACGCATTGGCCCGGCAAAAGGTGGGCGCTGGGAGATCGTGAGCCAGGAATAA
- a CDS encoding ISL3 family transposase: protein MPQEKIDLVGPGIKVHSVVRHGGVMIHAEYVGPVACPQCSSEQLRTKDRFVRKLRHESIGTKNTWLYLTLRKYRCEDCRRYFRARVPGLLPYRRSTEMFRQEIFMDHRDGISQQQLHRTRRIGSATVERWFHDHLELKEKMFSSRLCPTVLGIDEHFFTKKQGYATTFCDLQKHRIFEVAKGRSEHSLHSALMRMKGRERVQVVCIDLSSSYRSLARKYFPNALIVSDRFHVVRTVIRHFLDTWKLLDPVGRKNRGLLSLMRRKGENLRPEQQARLERYFEQNPAIGMVYKAKEELCELLNQKHRTQKDCRPLISRLLYWIDQLRNSPFEPLRTLGATLSSWRDEIARMWRFTRNNGITEGFHTKMELIQRRAYGFRNFSNYRLRVIVMCG from the coding sequence ATGCCCCAAGAGAAGATAGACCTGGTCGGCCCCGGCATCAAGGTTCATTCCGTAGTCCGCCACGGTGGCGTGATGATTCATGCCGAGTACGTTGGCCCGGTGGCCTGTCCGCAATGCAGTTCAGAGCAGCTGCGCACTAAGGATCGATTTGTACGGAAGCTGCGTCATGAAAGCATTGGAACGAAAAACACCTGGCTGTACTTGACGCTGCGTAAATATCGCTGCGAAGACTGCAGACGCTATTTTAGGGCCCGAGTGCCCGGCCTGCTGCCGTACCGGCGCAGTACCGAGATGTTCCGTCAGGAGATCTTTATGGATCACCGTGACGGCATCAGCCAGCAACAGCTGCACCGCACCCGGCGGATCGGATCCGCTACTGTCGAGCGGTGGTTTCATGACCATCTGGAGCTTAAAGAGAAGATGTTTTCCAGCCGGTTGTGCCCGACGGTTCTGGGTATTGATGAACACTTCTTCACCAAGAAGCAGGGATACGCAACGACCTTCTGTGACCTGCAGAAGCATCGGATATTCGAGGTAGCCAAGGGACGATCGGAGCACTCCCTGCATAGCGCTCTGATGCGAATGAAAGGCCGAGAGCGCGTTCAGGTGGTCTGTATCGACCTTTCATCAAGCTATCGCAGCTTGGCTCGGAAGTATTTCCCGAATGCATTGATCGTCAGCGATCGGTTCCATGTGGTGCGAACCGTCATCCGCCATTTCCTCGACACATGGAAGCTACTTGACCCTGTAGGGCGTAAAAACCGTGGGCTGCTATCGCTGATGCGCCGAAAAGGCGAAAACCTGCGCCCGGAGCAGCAAGCCCGTCTGGAGCGATATTTTGAGCAGAACCCAGCGATTGGTATGGTGTACAAGGCCAAAGAGGAGCTATGCGAACTGCTCAACCAGAAGCATCGAACACAAAAGGACTGCCGGCCGCTAATCTCACGCCTGCTGTACTGGATCGATCAGCTGCGCAACAGTCCATTCGAGCCGTTGCGCACGCTGGGGGCCACATTGAGTTCCTGGCGCGATGAGATCGCCCGGATGTGGAGGTTCACCCGCAACAACGGCATTACAGAAGGCTTCCATACCAAGATGGAGCTGATTCAGAGAAGAGCCTACGGCTTTAGGAATTTCAGCAATTACAGATTGAGAGTAATTGTGATGTGTGGTTAA
- a CDS encoding LacI family DNA-binding transcriptional regulator, with protein sequence MKKQVTIKDIAKELGVSHSVVSRALNPNPDKNARISPETKERIVKTAKRLGFQRNRIAEFLKHGKAATIGVFMPEFSNRLGADLMMGISEAAAEYGFPLNFYFGMNYSSFETFIHKNIKNPCSGIISYPFEFGESEELKKLFSEFADSGGKTILLNTTCGSGFPVLYMNNQKGSQIAADFLIKKACSLYLVDNSHRGRSDSFLSYIDGKGFLDRCVRFDFQEFPTIFKRVADNRTGFPIGIFAANDQNAADIIRKVRELGLQFKEEIALVGYDDLQLAAQLDPPLTTIHQPFRYEGRRAVEKLINVIYGGNEEDESIDPFLVERETA encoded by the coding sequence ATGAAGAAACAAGTAACAATTAAAGATATTGCGAAAGAGTTGGGAGTATCTCACTCGGTAGTTTCCCGTGCATTAAACCCAAATCCAGATAAAAATGCACGTATTTCTCCAGAGACAAAAGAGCGAATTGTTAAGACGGCCAAGCGCTTGGGGTTTCAGAGGAATCGCATTGCTGAGTTTCTGAAACATGGCAAAGCTGCGACAATTGGTGTTTTTATGCCGGAATTCTCTAATCGTTTGGGAGCAGACTTAATGATGGGGATTTCTGAAGCTGCTGCAGAATATGGGTTCCCTCTAAATTTTTATTTTGGCATGAATTATTCATCTTTTGAGACATTTATTCATAAAAATATAAAAAACCCGTGTTCTGGGATTATTTCTTATCCATTTGAGTTTGGGGAATCTGAGGAATTGAAGAAGTTATTCTCAGAGTTTGCGGACAGTGGTGGAAAGACCATCTTGTTGAATACGACATGTGGATCGGGCTTTCCGGTACTTTATATGAATAATCAAAAAGGAAGTCAGATTGCTGCCGATTTCTTAATTAAAAAAGCCTGTTCATTGTATTTAGTAGATAACAGTCATCGAGGTAGGTCTGACTCATTTTTGTCGTATATAGACGGCAAAGGGTTCCTAGATCGATGTGTGCGATTTGATTTTCAAGAATTTCCTACTATTTTTAAGCGTGTTGCGGACAATCGTACAGGTTTCCCAATAGGCATATTTGCTGCAAATGATCAGAATGCTGCAGATATTATCCGCAAGGTAAGAGAGTTGGGTTTGCAGTTTAAAGAGGAGATTGCACTGGTAGGCTATGATGATTTGCAACTTGCTGCGCAATTGGACCCTCCTTTAACAACCATTCACCAACCTTTTCGTTATGAAGGGCGTCGGGCTGTTGAAAAATTGATCAATGTTATCTATGGCGGAAACGAGGAAGATGAATCAATTGATCCGTTTTTAGTTGAAAGAGAGACGGCATAA
- a CDS encoding AGE family epimerase/isomerase, translating to MDKEFGGYFTSLDRDGSVYDYTKYMWMQWRIVYMFSELHLSEYSRPGWLDIAERGFDFLYKHGRDETGHYYFALNRKGEPSIAAYNIFSDCFAAMGSAALYKATGTDRYRRAAEDAMNGYLARIDNPKAQWEKSLAGRQRFLSLGHYMMLANLGVIMDECLDADRYRSDLDSAISIVLDRFWNPELGLMFENVLPNGGFDLESCEGRMLNPGHVLEAMWFILNYFDRNGGDPHNLIKVAKIIKAALKTGWDTEHGGLFYFMDAQNKPHLELQWDMKLWWPQCEALIACLYAFKMTGDREFYDWFVKFNEWTWNHFRDPEFGEWYGYLNRQGAPTHSLKGGKWKTFFHLPRCLLMSVRLMQDIKNALTTTEFGEI from the coding sequence GTGGATAAAGAATTCGGCGGGTATTTCACTTCATTAGATCGTGACGGATCTGTTTATGACTATACGAAATATATGTGGATGCAGTGGCGCATTGTGTACATGTTCAGCGAGCTGCATTTGAGCGAATACAGCCGACCCGGCTGGCTGGATATTGCCGAAAGAGGATTTGATTTTCTCTACAAACACGGACGAGACGAAACGGGGCATTATTACTTTGCCCTGAACAGGAAAGGGGAACCTTCCATTGCTGCATATAATATTTTCTCTGACTGCTTTGCCGCCATGGGAAGCGCTGCTCTGTATAAGGCAACCGGCACAGACCGTTATCGTCGAGCTGCCGAAGATGCCATGAATGGCTATCTTGCCCGGATAGATAACCCAAAAGCGCAGTGGGAAAAAAGTCTTGCCGGACGGCAGCGTTTTCTTTCTCTCGGGCATTACATGATGCTGGCTAATCTCGGTGTTATTATGGATGAATGCCTGGATGCCGACCGTTATCGCAGCGATCTGGACAGCGCTATTTCTATAGTGCTCGACAGGTTCTGGAATCCTGAGTTGGGTCTGATGTTCGAGAATGTGTTGCCGAACGGCGGCTTTGATCTGGAGAGCTGCGAAGGGAGGATGCTTAATCCGGGGCATGTGCTTGAAGCCATGTGGTTTATTCTTAACTATTTTGACCGAAACGGCGGAGATCCTCATAACCTTATTAAGGTTGCAAAGATTATCAAGGCGGCATTGAAAACCGGATGGGATACAGAGCACGGTGGCCTCTTCTATTTCATGGATGCACAGAACAAACCGCATCTGGAGCTCCAGTGGGATATGAAGCTCTGGTGGCCGCAGTGCGAAGCACTGATTGCCTGTCTGTATGCCTTCAAAATGACCGGCGATCGCGAATTCTATGACTGGTTTGTTAAATTCAATGAGTGGACATGGAATCATTTTCGCGATCCGGAATTTGGGGAATGGTATGGCTATCTTAATCGGCAGGGAGCTCCGACTCACTCTCTCAAGGGTGGCAAATGGAAAACCTTCTTCCATTTGCCGCGCTGCCTGTTGATGTCTGTCCGCCTGATGCAAGACATTAAGAATGCTCTAACCACGACAGAATTTGGAGAAATATGA
- a CDS encoding dihydrodipicolinate synthase family protein, translating to MKKISDGVWPVMLTPFKGKDQIDFNGLEELTEWYISQGVHGLFSACLSSEALEMGDASKLALVKRVVEIADGRIPVVAGVMGVVSRSKRVEMAHEVLEIGAAAAVLTFSDLVHQGASDEEWMREMDRHLNSLKGCPLGVYECPFPYHRMMTPELTDYVSDHPEFLFLKETSGRLPEMVRKRQAGKKFGLKVFSADALTILEAMKGGLNGFSGLQTNLWPALHVKLFACWQDNPLLAKRLQQFFIDYQWVLHRSYPASAKLYLKMAYDLNIETLSFLEDASVGLGDQEWISELVQAVHDFMGQINVHLPIGRCVSNYRMGR from the coding sequence ATGAAAAAAATATCTGATGGTGTCTGGCCGGTGATGCTGACTCCTTTCAAGGGGAAAGATCAGATCGACTTTAACGGTTTGGAGGAACTGACGGAATGGTACATTTCTCAGGGAGTGCATGGATTGTTTTCCGCCTGTCTTTCCAGTGAAGCTCTTGAGATGGGAGATGCCAGCAAACTCGCGCTGGTTAAGCGGGTTGTAGAAATTGCAGATGGTCGCATTCCGGTTGTTGCCGGCGTGATGGGCGTTGTTTCGCGGTCAAAACGGGTGGAGATGGCGCATGAGGTTCTTGAAATAGGAGCAGCGGCGGCGGTCTTGACCTTCAGTGATCTCGTCCATCAGGGGGCGTCGGATGAAGAATGGATGAGAGAAATGGATCGACATTTGAACTCTCTTAAAGGGTGTCCTCTGGGGGTTTATGAGTGTCCGTTCCCATACCACCGGATGATGACTCCTGAGTTGACGGACTATGTGTCCGATCATCCAGAATTTCTATTCCTTAAAGAAACCTCCGGCAGATTGCCGGAGATGGTTCGTAAAAGGCAGGCCGGGAAAAAATTTGGATTGAAAGTATTCAGTGCGGATGCCTTGACCATTCTAGAGGCGATGAAGGGAGGGCTCAACGGATTCAGTGGACTTCAAACTAATCTGTGGCCAGCGCTGCATGTGAAGCTTTTTGCGTGTTGGCAGGACAACCCATTGCTGGCGAAGCGGCTGCAGCAGTTCTTTATCGATTACCAGTGGGTGTTGCATCGTTCATATCCGGCCAGTGCGAAACTTTATTTGAAGATGGCTTATGATTTGAATATTGAAACCCTTTCTTTTTTAGAGGATGCCTCGGTTGGGCTAGGAGATCAGGAATGGATTAGTGAATTGGTCCAGGCAGTTCATGATTTCATGGGGCAGATAAATGTTCATCTTCCTATAGGAAGATGCGTTTCTAATTATCGAATGGGTAGATGA